gggagccaGCGCCGAAGActgcggggaggggagggaggcggggggtGGACAGGGAGGCAGCTtgtgaatttttgttttactgtttaactttattaaaaaagaaaaaaaattaagagaataaaatgttTTGACCCTTTCTGGCACTTTGCTCTGGCAGCTGCTTTGTGTCACTCCAGAGTTGGTAGGCCAGAGCTGAGCCCCCAGTGCGGAGCTGGTACAGACACGGATTGTAGGCTCAGCATCTGCCCATCTGGGGCCTgatggcgggggggcgggggggggggatgccaGCCACCTGTCCCAGACCTATTCAGCCTGGGAGTGCTGAACCGGACTGAGTTGGTGTCGGGACCCTCCTGATGTCAGTCACAGGTGATCTGACGCTAAGGGCTGCTGCAGCTCACTAGAAGCTGCGTGTGTCTGGAGCTCACGTGGAGCACGGCTGGCTGCTAAGCCTGAGGCTGGGCTGACCCAGACAGGAGGTGTACACAGGCCCTCACAGCCGTCTGGCCACTGCAGGGTAAAGGACATGGAGACAGGGACGAAATCCTGCCTCCTTTCCTGGTGAGACACACAGCTTCTGGGCCCTGGGGTCCAGGCACAGAACTTAAACTCACGTGGTTGGAAACCGCATTCTTAGTAAATACCCCTCACCTTCTCCACTGTTGTCCCCTCTCTGTGGCAGACGAGTTAGGGGAGGAGGCGGTGACCAGTGTTCTGCTCTTCAAGTCAAGCATAGTTTTCACGGGAGGTCATCTTTTTATGAGTTTAGGCAGAGGGATTTGAGAATTCGATGCTTAGATTTTTGGCACTTTGGTAGTAGAGCTGGCTGGGAAAGGACCGTGGACCAAATAGGTAACTtactgcttctcttccttctgagcCCCAGCCCCTTTCTCTCCAGTCTTCCCCCACTGATGTCAAGGCCAGGGCGATAGTGTGACTGAGTTAGGCCTGTATGAACTCCTGAATGTCAGGTCTTCCCCTGTGTTTGCAGCACCCTGACCTGAGGGTGGCCTTCCCTAGAAGACTGGCAGAAACCCAAACCAGGAACCATGGGTCTGGCTGAGAAGGCCCTCTGATTGCTGGGGGCTGGCACACCTGTGGTCCCGATGCCACAGTTATTGGGGACAGGCTCTGCTCACTTCCCTCAGACCCAGCCACCCCCCACTTTCCTGTGTGCATCTAAGATCGGCCGCTCTCCTTTCTGCCGCCTCATGAAAGCCAACACTGTTCAGCTGCCCAACCTCACCACAGCTGTGCCCAGCCAGCAGAGGGGAGACAGGACCGATGGCCCCAAGCTGCGGGACAAAGCCAGTCCTGATAGAGCAGCCCTGGCCCCAGGGAAGACTGAGCTGGGCACAGAAGGGTGAGAGAGACTGCACACAGCCAGGATTAACACAGTTTATTTCACGGTCAGTCTTACAAGTCACTGAGGTCGGGCAAAGCCAGGATAGTAACTTAAATCTCAAGCACTTTCGTCCAGTGACAACCTGATTAGCAAGGCCCTGTTACTGAGCAGGGGGGCAGTGGCGGGCACCCCAGGAACCACAGCATGTGTACCAATGTTAAAAAACCCCTTCTCAGAGCACCAGGGGAGCTTGGCCCTTACCAGCCAGGGGTCCACTCCGTTGGCTCTCGGTCCCCCACTGACTAACCCCTGCAGAGGAGCCGCCAAGGCCTCCAGAGGCACCAGGGAGGCAAGCTGGTCTGGGCAGATGGTACTTTCTCTGGCTTCGGTTTCCCCAACCCCACAGCCGAGCCACACCGCCGGAAAAGATGGCCAGCCCACCCCTTCCTGGGGCAAGACCTGCAGCCAGCTGGGATGTGGCTGTCAAATGTTCCCTAGTCACAGTGTAAAGGAGGAGGGGACAGGCACTTAGGGCCGAAGGCGGGACGCAAAGCCCCTTTTCTACCCTGGTAAAAAAGCCCCAGCATACATCATGGGGCTGCAAAGATTAGATTTGGGGTCAAAGCCCAGGGATTTCCCCACCCTTTCAGATCCACAGCCAGTTTCCCGCAGCCGCTGTGACCACCCGGTGGGGACACACAGCTCTGGGGCATCTCCCCCGCTGGCCGGCTCAGGGCAGGGAACCCGGGACAGGCGTCAGGGCATGGGGTTGTGGCTGCGGCTCCAGGCCCAGCTTGGCTCAGCCTCGTCAGCTTTGCTCTGGGTTCCTGAATGGCACTCCCCACACCCCTCTCATGTTGAAAGCTTGGGTGTTAGAGGGGACAAGGGAGGGCAGGAAAAGTTACtttacaagtttttttaaaaagttacagaaaGGTTAACTttgagtgtaaaaaaaaaaaaaaatcttgaaacaaagGTCAAGCAGAAGGCatgctttcccttcccctccaccccttcccttctGAGGAGCGGGAGGCTGACAGCGGCGAGAACACTCAGATGATGGTGCAGGACTGCAAGGCGCCCCCCTTGCGGCTGCCGTGCGTGGGCACGGGTTTGCCCTTCCCATAGTATCCCGTGAAGATGGCCCTGACCTCCAGCTTCTTGGCCAGGCTCAGCAGCCAGCGCCCATTGCCCAAGGAGTAGAGTTTGCCCCGGCTTAGCTCACCCACCTCCTCGCCTCGGCTGCCCCCCTTCTCCTGCCGCACAATCTCCAGGAGGTCAATGCCCGTCTGCACGGGCTCCACGTCACCCGCACAGCCGAGGGTGATGTGAGCCCGGCTTCCCCGGGGCAGGCTGTCAGAGGGGGACAGCTTGTCCACGTCATTTGGCCACAATGGCAGCTCCTGCTCGCTCAGCTCCACCCGGGCTCCAGTAGTCTTGGGTGTCACGAAGAGGGCAGTGATGGTCAGCGTGAAGGCCTTGCAGTACGACTTCCTCACCACCTGCGGGGACGGAACGACAGCGCTAAGCTGGACGTGGTAGACCCGGGAGCAGACTGTTGAGCAAGGATGGGCCTAGCAGGGGAGAGCACCGTGAACAGAAGCCTCGGGAAAAAGCCACTCATGGCCCCTATGCTGACATGAGCGGAAGAGCCAGAGGACACTGGCGGAGCTGAAGGCCAGACTCCCCCAACTCTGAGCCTGGCACCCCGCCTCCCGGCAGCCCTTTAACCTCGCCATGTTGGCTCATTCACCTGTTCTTCAGGAATGATGCTAGAACCTACCTCAGTGGCTAGATGTAACAAGTGTCTGGGCACATTGAGAACAGTAACAAGCACATGACAAGCACTATTGTCACTGCCACTCAGCTCACCCCGGTAAAAGCCACCTGAGTGCCCAGGCAATATCGGAGAGGTCAGAAATAAATGCCTCAAGTTAAAATCGACTTCGTACACCCGGGTTTACATGTGGTCATATCTGACTCAGAAAGACCATCTCTCCCGACTGACCGAAACAGTATCTCTTATCTTTGCTCACAATCCCTTGTGTCTGGTGCCTAACAGGGGCTTAATAAACAATGCTAAGTGCATGGGTGGCTGAGACGGTGTAGACAGCATCACCTGTGCATTCATGCAGCTGTGCTAGGGGCCATGGATACGACAGTAAACCGAACTGAGAAATGCAAGCAGGGGAGACCAATAAACGATCAGCAAAATGGATGCTGCATTAGGGCAGCATCCCCCACCAGGGCAGACAAGTGGAGGGTTGCCAGAAGTCCTCACGGAGGAGGCCACCAGAGGCTGGAGACCAGTGCGCAGCCGGGCCACGTGCCTGCGGCTTAAGGACTGCACATTAGAGGCTGTGGGCAGAAGAGAGCGGCTGAGTGGGAGCAGGGAAAGATGTGGTACCCCAAAGCCAGGAGCCCCACTATCCCTTGATGTGTGCACCCCACTGCAGGGCAAGGGCAGGCCTGGGACCTGGAGACCAGGACCTCTGAGCACAGGGCTTGCTGGGGGTGAGGGACATCTAAACTTTGGAACTCCACACAGGCAGGAGCCTGCTGCCAAGCATCAGTCTGCAGCAGGAGAAGGCTCTGGGGGGTGAGCGCGCAGGCTGGTAGCAGTGCGGGGGCAGCGAGGTGGGGGGGAGGCGCATTAAAAAAGGGTGGCTGACAGCTGTGTGACTAAGCCTGTGGCGGTGGGGGTGAACTGGAGCAGGAGATGCCATTTTTCCTGAGGCTGTCTGGTTTCTGGTCCTTGCATTGAGCTGGCCCCCATTTCCAGAAGACCTTGCCCTCTCCACACCTCAGCCACGGGTCCCGGGGGAGCACTCACATCCTGCTGGGCATACTCGTCTGCCCCTGCAGCCTTTCCGTAGTCACAGAACTTGGTTGTGCAGTGCAGCACGCCAGGGGGTCTCTTCCCAAAGTAGGTGAGCAGTTCGAGCTTCTCCCTGGGCTCATCCCCAGAAATAACTGCAGGGAGAGAGTAGAGCAGTCAGGGCTGGAGAGCAGGAGCCATCCTCATACCCACCTCCAAGACCACGGAGGCTTGGAGTGCGGGGGAAAAAAGATAGCAAGCAGGAGTTCTTCAGCAATCCGGTATAATTCATTCCTTCAGTAGCTGGTCAAACTAACAGCCACGTCAGAGCTACAAAAAGGGGTCTAAATTCCCTGGTTTCACGTTATGTAGATTTTTACATCTCTTCCAGATTTGGAAACTAACACACTTATAACCCAGGGACAGGCAGCATAGGCCAAGGGAATCTCAGCTTTACCAGCTACACAtctggaagagggaagcaggtcaTGAAAAATGGGATAGAAAGGCAAAAGGGTGTTGGAACTATTGTGGTAGGATGGACAGAGTCAGAGCTACGTCCTTTGGCCTGGGGCACATGACTGACCCTGTTCTAAACAAGTACCATTAGGGCGACCATACACCCATTTTCCCAGGACCACCCAGGGGACTCCAAGCAGTGCCCCCTTTCACTCGGGCCTACCCGGACCAGAAGTTACCTGGTCACTGTAACAGGTGCTGTGCAGGCCTGTTTGGTGGATGAGAGCCTATAAAGGGCCTAGAGGAGGAAGGGTCTTGGGTTAGGAGATATCATATGGCAAGACCTGGGAAATCAAGACCTGATTTCAGTTTCCAGACATCAGGCCTTGGGGCTTGTTTCAGTCACTAAATCAGTCATATTCACTTCCAGAGTCCCTACAAGGAGGTTTCTCACCCTCCACAGTGGAGGGAGAGCTCTGCTCTGAGCGCAGGCCTGTTATATTTGTCCTGCTGTGTCCTAGGCAGGAAAGGGTGGCAGTTTTTAATGGTAAAGGCAGCTACAAGAGGCAAAGCAGCTCTAATCAGGAGCTTGCCCTGTAGGATGCTTTGCTGCCAAGCAGTTCCAGGTGCTGGGCTCACACCTGGGTGACGTCACTGCAGGCCTCATGGTTCCCTGGCTTCCCGGTGTTCCAGCTTTAGGAGCCAAGAAGAGATCTCTCAGCTCTATCCAGGCACAGATTTTGCCTCCAAACAACACACAGACATACGGGTGGGAGGATCATCTAAAATTTGGGGACACCAGAAATTGGCTAAAAGAACAGGGATTAGTGGGCGATCTATCCCTAAGAGATCACTGGAGGCCAATGGTCACAGAGGAAAATGAAGGCCTCCCTTACCCCAACCTGCCCTACCCCTTGCCAGGAGAGCTCCCGCCTGGTATGGGGAGGCCCCTGCTAGAGCTGACAGAGTCCAGCGGGCTCTCACCGCAGCTCTGGGCAAATCCTACACCCCTCCAGGGGGTCTCCCCTCTGCAAAATGAGGGGTCTGGACTAGGTGTGAGGCTGTTCTCTGGAGCTGCAGGAAGCCCCAGAAGGTTGCACTGGGCAGCCTCAGACCTGGGAATCATACCCACCGAAGTCACAATGGTCTTAAGTGTGATTTTTTTACAGCTTAGGATTCTGTGCAATATTTTTTGTCTaggttcttttattatttatttatttagagagggaggcagggagggacaggggagaggagaaagaatcttaagcaaagactcccaacatggggctcatctcaccctgagatcatgacctgagtcaaaatcgagTCGgacgcttaaacgactgagccacccaggtgccccttatttttttaGGGATCTCTCCTCCCAGCATGGGGCTGGGATTCCCgagcccgagatcaagagtcacaggctctactcagggagccatccaggtgcccctctgtggaATATTTTACTTCAGAAAAATGGCTCTGCTGCTAAAGGCCAGGTGGAAACATGGCCTCATGTCCTCCCTCTGAGGCTGTAGGGAACGTGTCCTCCTacccccaccacctgcccagAAGACAGGGCCCGTAGtctccatgggggggggggggcgaggaggGGTACAGTGAGCTGAGAGGGCGCCCTGTGCCTCCACCGCTGTGCCTCgccacccccagcctcccctctgccagaggACAGCGGCGGTCCCCGCTCCTGCCCCCCATCCCCGGCCACCTACAGTGTCGCAGCTCCTTCTTGAAGGCCTTGTGGTTGCCCAGCTCCTCCAGGAAGGCCTGGCCGGCCTTGCGGAGGCTCTCGGAGCTCTTCTTGGTCAGGAACCAGCCGAAGTAGAGCGGCAGGAAGTCCTTCTCCAGCCCCGGCTTCAGCTTCTTCAGGTCGTCGGCCGACAGCTGCCACTGGTTCTTCTCCTTGAGCTGCGCGCAGTCCAGCCGCCACGCTGTCTTGGGCTCCACCAGCACCACCTGGTACTGGTACTGGTCGGCCAAGTCAAAGAGCTGCTCCAGCCGCTCGCGCTCGTGGTTGGTGTCGTCCAGCACCAGGACGCGCATGTCGCGGCGACAGTAGGCAGCCAGGTCCTCGTCCAGCCGCTTGTACTCCTCCGAGAAGTCGCCTCGGCCGCCGGGGGTGATCTTGTAGGCGTCAGCGGACACCATCTTGGTGCCGTCCCGGTACCTGTCCACGATGGCCCGTGCCAGGGTGGACTTGCCGCTCCCTGGCAGGCCCCGCAGGATGAAGAGGGTCTTGCACTCCAGCAGCGTGGCCACGGTCTCCTCATCCTGCAGGAAGGGAAACTGCAGCTCCGGCTTGTCCTTGGCCCCTGACGACGACATTTTGCGGAAGAAGATCTTGGGCAGGAACGTGTGGCTCTTTCGGGAGAAGCTTCTATTCTGTGAGGAGGGAAAGAGCGGAGGTCAGCCAGCTCGCAGGTCAGCCAGCTCGCTCCGGGCCACCCCACTGGCCTTGCCCCCTGGGCTCTGGCCTCCTCCTACTCGGGGCTCCTGGCCCTGAGTTGAAAGCACCCCCGGTGCGATGGGCACCTTCCCAGGCCCAGGACTGgaccttcttctcctcttccgTCCTGGGTGGCCGCCAGCTGctggtggtggaggagggagaggagagcttGCCTGAGTGTTTCCTAAACTCTGAACTCCCTATGGTCGGGGCTGCGGCTTCAAGGATCCCCCACAGCTACTGCCTCTCAAGGGAAAGTGTGCTGGGCGTGCATGTCCCGTGGTTCTAGGAGCAGACCCTAACTTTATATTCTTGGCATCTATTAAGGATGACCTCTTTGGAGGTGGGGCTGCTATGTCTGGGCAAAGCCACAGCTGCCCTGGCTCTGGGTGTGcagaggaggctgggggtggagaAGGGTTACCCAAAGactgcctccccaacccccacaagGGCAGCAACAGATAATACTCTCTTGTCTGAGATGGGGGGGGACAATGGTCCCACAGAAgggctggtggggggcagggcaggagaacGCCGGACAAAGGGCCTCATTCACCACGCCTGCCACCTCCTCTTCTGCCCTCGGCCCCCCACAAATTCGTGGTCTTCGTGCCTGCCCCAGGACCGGGCGGCCCACGGCACCTGCCTCCAGGGTCcagctctgccccctgcccccaacttTGCTGTGTGTCGGCAGCACGTCTCTGAGCCTGTTGTTTTCCCGCCTGCTAAAAGCCACAAGTGACAAGCACCTGTTGCTGCAAGCGGTCGCTCTAAAGCGGCTCCACCTCCCGGCAGCTCCGAGCGCGGCCCTGGCACTGGCTTTTCTCAGATAAGGCCCTCGGGCGGCGGGAGAAGGCGAGGGACGCCCGCCCCGCACTATCCCCGGCCCACTCTCCGCGGGCCGAACTCCCGCAGCGCCCGATCCCGCCCCTCTCCGGCAGCCGTGCCCGCTCCCCAACTCGGCCCCGGTCTCCCCTACCTCAGGCTGCACCCCACGGCTCGGAAAGCCAGAGCTCCACACGGGAACCTCGGATCCTCATTTGCATGCCACTTCCTCCCGAAAATCCCCCTGAACTCTCGTTTTCCGTAAGGGTGCTTCCCCGGCCCGCCCCCTCCCGTCCCGCCTCCCCGCGCCCGCTCACCATGATGAGGggcgcgccgccgccgccttgGCAGGCTAACTAGCTCTCCGGGGCCGCCCGCCTGCGCGGAGGGACACGGACCCAGCGGTGGCgcgacccccgccccgggccgctTTACATAGCCCGGGGGCGGAGCGCGCgcggcgggccgggggcggggcctcaTCGCGCAGGCGCGGCGGGTCGAAACCCGAAACTGACGCGGCGCGGCGCGGGGAGGAAGTCGCCTGGTGTCCAGCCCCGGCCGCCGCGGCGCCTGTGTACCCTTCAGAGTTCCCGAGGAACTCTAGAAAGAGGGGGGCAGTCACCTTTCCTGGGTCACGCTCCGCTTTAGGATGAGCCCAGGGAGGCAAGGTCATGAACGTGCAAGGTCAGATCCTGTCCTTGTTTAAAATTGTGGTATTTTATTCATCGTGGGGTTTAGCGTTGTGGGGTTTACCTGTTGCTTAGTGAGTTTCCTGGAGCCCCGTGAACCACTGCATCTGAAATGCCTCACTCGCCTCACATTAGTGGGGGCCTGGTCCTAGCTAGCCTAACTTCAGCCCTAAACCTTCCAAGGACTGGAGAGATGGAACCAGGATGGCAACAGCCGGGACAGATGAGTAATGTAGTGAAATCCTGGCTCGTCTTCTGAGGCAGCTGTTCAGCGCCACCTCCTCTGCGAAGCCACCGAAAAAGCTGGGTCGGATTTTGAAGAGCTTCCCGTGTACCAAGTGCTGTGCTGAGCACTCAGAGAAGTCTCCTGCCAACCCTGGGGGCAGATACCGTTCTACGGAGGAGGAAGCCAGCTTGTGGCGTCTGATTTACTTCACTGTACCATCTGGAGGTGGCGCAGGTGGAGTCCAGCTGCCACTCTTCCTAGGGACTGCTCCCTGTTCTGAGGCAGCAGCTCTCTTCCTCTGGGCTCCTCCAGCATAATGCCCATTTCAATGCCAGCATTCACTTCTTTGTGCCTGCCAGGCTTCAGCGTGTCCCATCATCACTTCTTCCATCAAGCCTCACACAGTGCCCTGACCACAGCAGTCACTCAGCAAGATGAACCCATGGCCAGTGTCGGCACAAATGTACCTCTCCTCCCAGgactctttcttccccctctttaAGCTAGCTTGGTCCCTTGGAGCTCACCTGTTTCTTCACCATCCTGAAATGCTTTTGCTTGGAAAGTGGTACCCCGAGCGGGGGTCCTCATTCTCTAAGGCTCTTGTgggtgagcagggaggcaaaAAGACAGACTCAGGGTTTTTAAGAGTGAAAGATATCTATTATCTATTGAAAGGGGAAATAGTAGCAGAAAGAGGCAGAGGCGACCTGTGGAGCCCAGTCCACATGTTCTCCTATGAGACAAATCTCAGCTTGAAAATCCAAGTCCAGTTGAATAAGTGCCTAAGGTCCCTGGTCCTGATGCCTGCTGcttcattcatctttttcatgttcttccatgtcttcaCCATTTTCTGCCTTTGTCACTTCTGCTGTTTCTCCCAGTTCTGTTTGCCCTATTTCTTCTGACTCTCTTCTGCTGTCTTCTGAAACTTGACTCTCCAGTCCTTCTGATTCCCTTCTGTTTAATTCTCCTGAGGGTTTCTGGTCCAGCTCTGGAGGCCTCCTGTAAATTTCTCTTGATTCCATTCTGCCCACTTCTATCGGTTTCCCATCCTCCTCTCCCTCGCTTCCTGCACCCAGGTCTCTGGGTGTGCTCTTGGCAACATCTGAGTCTCGCCCTGCGGCTCCCAGCCCTATTCTCTTGAAGGAGCTGGCTTCCtctacttctctctgcctgttttcttctTGTCCACTCGCTGCGACCCTCAGAATTTCCTGAGACAACTCATCTTCTATCTCTTTCTCACTGTCCGCTGGCTCTCGCTCCCAGTGCTTCATCACCTTCTCAAActcatctctccctcttctcatgctttcCTTCTCGTTCCCCAAAGCCGCCTCTCTCAAAGATTCCAATTCAGCTGCCTCTtctgaaaaacaagagaaaggaaggaagaaaagtaaaagttTGTCCATCTCTGGGCCTGGGTTCATCTCAACCCCCTGGGGCCTGTGCTTCTGAGAGACAGCCAGGCACGGTTTCCTGAGCACCAGCCCTGATCCAGACATCGAGTGGGCTGCAGAGGCAGTGTCCTGCGGTTGTCATGGAATTAACAGCATCGTGTCAGTGATCTGAGTTTGTCGTCAAAGGACCTGAGACTgatgacagagaaatcacagccAGTGGTCGCACTGTCAGAATTTAAACCCAGGATAGTCTGATCTCAGAGCACATTCTCTTTCCCTACAAGTAACACAGGTGCTGGGAAATTACAGAGGGGTTCTTTTCTCCAGCCTCCTCATTCTGCATTACTCTTTGTCCCTGGGAAGCACATTCATCATTTATTGGGAAGTTCCCTATCAAAGTATGAGCAGACTGTTAGCAGGAAGTTCAGCTGGAGAGCTATTTTATTGATCAAAAGGATCCAAGCTCCCTGTTTTTATGAGCTACAGAGAAAAGTCACAATGCCCTCCCCATGAGAgtctcccccattctctcttcctGGAAGCTCCTGGTCTCTAAGATGCCTGCAGGGGCCATAGGTTCTGCAGGAAAGAGACCACCATGTGAAGACCTAGACAATGCTGCCGCCTGCCGTTCCTGGAGGGAAGTGCCTGGCAACTGCCGAGGGCCGCAGGGCCTCCCTGGCACACAGGCTGCCCAGGggaccaggggaggggagggaggccacTGGAGCTTCTGCCCTTTCCTTGCTGTATCTCTTCACACCTATGGCCCCTGTGGCTCCCAAAAGCAGCTCTGAGGGCCTGTGAAGCAGAGGCAGATGCCTTCCCTGAGGGGATCCAGCCACCACATGGCGGGGGCTGGATAATGAAGGGTTGTCATCCGGCTGCTGGGGTGCCCAGAAACCTCACACCCCATCTCCCCCTGGGCCTGGGTCAGAGACAACTTCAGCGTTGGTGCCCGGAGGGGTCACTGCCGCACTGAGGGACTGATACACCACAGCGGGGCAGGCAGAAGTTGTGTACAACCGTctttctccctccgccccccaaCCCTGTGTCTTCACCCCTGCTGCTCCCCGCTCACACGCAGGAGCCCCTTTGCTGACAGCTCAAATCTCTTGGCTTCCCCGAGGCTGTGGGCTCCTCCAGAGCAGAAGCTGAACCTAAGTCTCCCCCAAATCTCACACCTTCCCAGTGCATGATGAGTGCTTAACTAATATCTGCTGAGTTAATTGGAGAAATACAGGAGTGGGCACTCAGAGCAGTGGGGAAGGGCTGGACCTCCTCCTGCACCAAGGAACCCAACCCCCGGACTAGAAGAGCTGCTGGGAAGCACGGACGGGGACCCTGGCGCTCCCTCCTGGCGctcacctctctctcttctttctctcagtGTCTCCCTGTAGTCGGTTTTCTTCAGCTCTTCGATGATGCCCTTGTTGGCATCGTCCAAGGCCTGTGGATGGAGAGGAGCTGGTGACTCCTCTTAACCCCTGTTGACCCACACCTTCCCTTTCTTCACCTGAGCCCCA
This region of Mustela lutreola isolate mMusLut2 chromosome 15, mMusLut2.pri, whole genome shotgun sequence genomic DNA includes:
- the CNP gene encoding 2',3'-cyclic-nucleotide 3'-phosphodiesterase isoform X1 — its product is MNRSFSRKSHTFLPKIFFRKMSSSGAKDKPELQFPFLQDEETVATLLECKTLFILRGLPGSGKSTLARAIVDRYRDGTKMVSADAYKITPGGRGDFSEEYKRLDEDLAAYCRRDMRVLVLDDTNHERERLEQLFDLADQYQYQVVLVEPKTAWRLDCAQLKEKNQWQLSADDLKKLKPGLEKDFLPLYFGWFLTKKSSESLRKAGQAFLEELGNHKAFKKELRHFISGDEPREKLELLTYFGKRPPGVLHCTTKFCDYGKAAGADEYAQQDVVRKSYCKAFTLTITALFVTPKTTGARVELSEQELPLWPNDVDKLSPSDSLPRGSRAHITLGCAGDVEPVQTGIDLLEIVRQEKGGSRGEEVGELSRGKLYSLGNGRWLLSLAKKLEVRAIFTGYYGKGKPVPTHGSRKGGALQSCTII
- the CNP gene encoding 2',3'-cyclic-nucleotide 3'-phosphodiesterase isoform X2; translated protein: MSSSGAKDKPELQFPFLQDEETVATLLECKTLFILRGLPGSGKSTLARAIVDRYRDGTKMVSADAYKITPGGRGDFSEEYKRLDEDLAAYCRRDMRVLVLDDTNHERERLEQLFDLADQYQYQVVLVEPKTAWRLDCAQLKEKNQWQLSADDLKKLKPGLEKDFLPLYFGWFLTKKSSESLRKAGQAFLEELGNHKAFKKELRHFISGDEPREKLELLTYFGKRPPGVLHCTTKFCDYGKAAGADEYAQQDVVRKSYCKAFTLTITALFVTPKTTGARVELSEQELPLWPNDVDKLSPSDSLPRGSRAHITLGCAGDVEPVQTGIDLLEIVRQEKGGSRGEEVGELSRGKLYSLGNGRWLLSLAKKLEVRAIFTGYYGKGKPVPTHGSRKGGALQSCTII